From the genome of Pseudomonas sp. WJP1:
TCTCAAATAGGTAGAAAGTTTCATCGAGTGTAAGACTGGCAACTAATCGTTGGCTTCTTTTTCACGAAAAATTGATGGTCGGCTGCCTAGAGTTAGTGTTGTCGCGATAAATGAAATTTTCACATTTATCGAAGGCACTTCTTTTCAGGGATAAGCCTTTCACCATGTTCAAGATTAAAGCCGTGCGCCCGGAATGGGTGACACTGATTGCCAGCGCCTTTTTATTGACTGCCTTCAATCTTGTATTGTGGCAGCACCTCTTCGAGATCACCGCCGCGGATGGTAAGGGTATCGTCATGCGCGTGGCGTTCGGGGCGATGATCCTCGCGGCCTTCAACATCATCCTGACCTTGCTGGCGTTCCGGCCGGTGCTCAAGCCCGTGCTGACCCTGCTTTTCATGATCAGTGCGGGCGTGGCTTATTTCATGGGGCAATATGGCGTCCTGATCGACATCGGCATGTTGCGCAACTTTGCCCAAACCAATGCAACGGAAGTGCGTGACTTACTGTCATTAAAGTTGCTTGCTTATATTGTTTTCCTCGGTGTGCTGCCGTCCTGGTTGTTGTGGCAAATCCCGGTTAGTTATCGCCGCTGGCATCGTGAGTTATTAAGCAAGGCGCTCGTGACTTTTGCCTCGGCGGCGGTCATTGGTGGTGTTGCACTGATTAACTATCAAGGCCTGTCTTCGCTGTTTCGCAATCACCATGAGCTGCGTCTGATGGTGGTTCCAAGCAACTACATTGGTGCCTTTTCCGGTTACTTGCGCGAACAGGTCGCGTCGGCACGCCAGCCTTTCGTCAAAATCGGTGAAGACGCGCAACGCAATCTGGCCTGGCAAACCCATGGTCGCAAGTCCCTGACGGTTCTGGTGGTCGGTGAGAGTGCCCGGGCCGAAAACTTCGGCGTGCTCGGCTACAACCGCGACACCACGCCGAAACTGGAAAAGGAAGCCGGGCTGATCGCATTTACCGATGTGAAATCTTGCGGCACTGAAACGGCGGTGTCCGTGCCCTGCATGTTCTCCAACATGGGGCGCAAGGATTACAACGCCAGCAAGGCCAAGAACGAAGAAGGGCTGCTCGATGTGCTCAAGCGTGCGGGCCTGGATGTGATCTGGCGTGACAATCAATCTGGCTGCAAGGGTACCTGCGATCGCGTCACCCTCGATGACGTCAGCAATCTGAAAGACCCGGTGCTGTGCGCCAACAGTGAATGCCGCGATGAAATCCTGCTGCAAGGTTTGCAACATTTCATCGATAACCTGGACAAAGACACGGTACTTGTACTGCACCAGATGGGCAGTCACGGTCCGGAGTACTACAAACGTTATCCGAAGGAATTCGAGCGCTTTACTCCGGTCTGCCAAAGCAATGCGCTGAACAACTGCAGCCGCGAAAGCATCATCAATGGCTATGACAATACGCTGGTGTACACCGACCATGTGCTGTCGACCCTGATCGATCTGTTGCGCAGCAACCAGGACAAAGTCGATACCGCGATGCTGTATCTGTCGGACCACGGCGAGTCCCTGGGCGAATACAACCTGTTCCTCCATGGCACCCCTTACATGCTGGCACCGGAGCAACAGAAACATGTGGCGATGCTGGCCTGGTTCTCCGACAGCTATCAGAAGTCGTTCTCGGTGGACACCCATTGCCTGCAGATGAGTCGTGAAAAGCCCTTGAGCCAGGACAACCTGTTCCATTCGATGCTGGGGCTGCTGGAGGTCAACAGCAAGGTCTATAACCAGGACCTGGATATGTTTTCCGGCTGCCGCAGGGCGGCGATCGATGGCGTACTGGCCAAAGATTGAGTGCTGCGACCTCTGTACCTACGACGGCCCGCGGCCGGCACATCTACGTTCGAGAGCCCTTGCACATGACTGCCCAGTCCCCCTGCGCCATCGAACTCGAGTTCGCCCGGCATTATGACCAGGAGCACGCCCGCGTCTGCCAGCAGCCGCGAGCGCAAGGCATGGGCGAGCGCCTGGCGTTCTGGCGAGACGAGCAAATGGTGCGCCGGGCACTCAAGGTCGCTGGCGAACCGGGCTTGATTCTCGATGTGGCTTGCGGGGTCGGGCGCTTCTGGTCGGTGCTGGGCGAGCGGGCGAACCGGGTGATCCTCGCGATGGACCCGTCCCAAGCAATTCTCGAACATGCCTGGACCCACCATCCGCAGAGCCTGATGCAGCGAGTCAGGACCTTTCAAAGCTCAGCCTTCAACATTGGCTTGCCTGTGAATGCGGTTGACTGCATTTTTTGCATGCAGTTGTTTCAGCACATAACCTGTCCGGAGCTTCGTTTAGCGATGTTGGGCGAGTTTTACCGCGTCAGTCGCGATACGGTAATTGTGGCGGTGCGGGTCGCTGGCCGTTGCAGCGCAGGGCGCACCGACGGGCAGGGGGCTCCGGCAGGGCCGCTGGTCAGCAAGACCCAGGTCGAGGCTGAGTTCAAGAGGGCAGGATTGCGCGTGCTCAGCCATCAGGATTTTCTGCCCGGTCGCGCCCCGAGGCGGGTTTACGTGCTGGGTAAGGTCGATTAGGCCGTGTTTGTCCGACTATTCTTACAGTCAGGCAGGCATTTTCGCTAAAGCTCTTGTTCAGTGGATGCGCGGAAATCGTCGGGGGCGATATATACTGCGCGCCATTCTTCAAGGGAGAGCCGTGTGGCCATCGATATTCACTGGATTCGCGACAACGATAGCCTCGGTAGGTTTTGCACCGAGTGGCAGCAGCTGCCGTTCGTTGCCCTCGACACCGAATTCATGCGGGTCGACACCTTCTACCCGATTGCAGGCCTGCTGCAGGTCGGCGATGGCGAGCGTGCGTACCTGATCGATCCGCTGACCATCGACAACTGGCAGCCCCTGGCCGCCTTGCTGGAAAATCCGGCGGTGGTCAAGGTTGTCCATGCGTGCAGCGAAGACCTCGAAGTCCTGCTGCGCCTGACCGGTAGCCTGCCGGCACCGCTGTTCGATACGCAACTGGCCGCCGCTTACCTGAACCTGGGTTTCTCCATGGGCTATTCGCGGCTGGTGCAGGAAGTGCTGGGGATCGACCTGCCCAAGGGCGAAACCCGTTCCGACTGGCTGCAACGCCCGCTTTCCGAGACCCAGATCAGCTACGCCGCCGAAGACGCCGTGCACCTGGCGGAAGTGTTCGTGAAATTGCGCCCGCAACTGTCCGATGACAAATACGCCTGGGTCCTGGAAGACGGTGCGGAGCTCGTGGCCAACCTGCGTCGCGAAATCGACCCGTTCGAGGTCTACCGCGACGCCAAGCTGGCCTGGAAACTGTCCCGCGCACAGCTCGCCGTGTTGCGTGAACTCTGCGCCTGGCGCGAGCAAGAGGCGCGTGCCCGTGACCTGCCACGTAACCGCATCATCCGCGAGCATTCGCTGTGGCCGTTGGCGCGCACGCAACCGGACAACCTCGGCGCATTGGCGAAAATCGAAGACATGCACCCGCGTACCGTGCGTCAGGACGGCGAATTCCTGCTTGAGCTGATCAAGCGCTCTGGCAGTGTGTCGCCGGAGCAATGGCCGCCCGCTGTGCCTGAGCCGTTGCCGGTGGACGCCGCTGCGCTGCTCAAGCGGCTCAAGGCCATCGGCCAGTCCGAGGCCGAGCGCCTGAACATCGCGCCTGAGCTGATGCTGCGCAAGAAAACCCTGGAAGCGCTGCTCAAGAGCGGCTTCCCCAATGGTCCCTACCAATTGCCTGATTCGCTGCGTGGCTGGCGCCGCGAATTGATGGGCCAGGCGCTGCTCGACAGCCTGGCCACCGCCGGAGAACAGCCTTGAAACGTATTTGCTCCATCTACCGCAGTTCGAAAAGAAACGAGATGTACCTCTATGTGCTCAAGAGCGATGCTCTGGAGCGTGTACCGGAGCCCTTGATGGCCGCCTTCGGCAAAGCCATCCACGCGTTCGACCTGGTGTTGAGCCCCGAGCGCAAACTGTCGCGCGAAGACATCACCGTCGTGCTGGATAACCTCGAAAAGCAGGGCTATCACCTGCAAATGCCGCCAGCGGAAGAGGAATACATCGAGCACTTGCCGGAAGAATTGCTGCGACGCAACGACCCCATGTGATCGACAGGCAGGCTCTGTTCAGGGCCTTGCAGGACACTGGAATGATTTTGGCGAGGGCCGCAAGGACGGAGCAGGACTCTGTCGGCGGTCGTCTGCACGGTTTTTCGAAAGGTTTGAAGCATGCGCGTTCTGATTGCTGATCACGACCACCCGGTGTACGCCCGACTGTTGCAAGAGGCGGCGCCTGACGTGGAAGTACTGACCAGCGGCGATTCCGCCGAGCTGGCGCGCCTGGCTAGCGATTGCCCGGTCTGGCTCGGTCAACCCGACTTGCTGGCGACCCTGTTGCGTCAGGGGCATCAGCCACAATGGCTGCAATCGACCTGGGCAGGGATCACGCCGCTGTTGGCCGATGGCTTGCCTCGGCACTATCGCCTGACCCGCGCAGTGGGGATTTTCGGCCAGGTCATGGCCGAGTATGTACTCACCTACATGCTCGGCCACGAACGCGAGGTGCTGGCACGGCTGGTCAGCCAGGTCGAGCGCAAATGGGACAGCCGTCACGGCCAGAGCCTGGCGGGGCGCAAGGTATTGATCGTCGGTACCGGTGATATCGGGCAGACGGTGGCGCAATTCCTCGTACCCTTTGGTGTGCAGCTGTACGGCATCGCCAGTGAGGCCCGTGAGCAGGCACCCTTTATCGAAGTCGGCTCGCTGGCGGACCTGCCACGATTGGTTGGTGAAGTGGATTACGTGGTCAATCTGCTGCCAAATACACCGAACACCCACGATATCTACGATGCGGCGCTGTTCAAGCAGTTCAAGCCGAGCGGATTGTTCATCAACGTCGGGCGCGGTGTGGCGGTGGTGGATGCGGATCTGGTGGAGGCCTTGAAGGAAGGGCATCTGGTGGGCGCGGTGATTGATGTCTGTCGCCAGGAGCCGCTGCCGCAACGTCATCCGTTCTGGACGGCTTTTGGCCTGCTGCTGACGGGTCATAGCTCGGCACCGACCTCGCCATCGTTGATGGTGAATCTGTTTGTCGAGAACCTGCGGGCGTATCAGGCCGGTGAAGCGTTGCGTGGGGAAGTGGATTTTAGTCGCGGGTACTGAGCTGCTAGCTCTGATCGTTCCCACGCAGAGCGTGGGAACGATCAGGTTCAGCACGCCTTAGAGGGTGAAGTCGCCTTCAGCGGCGAGTTCGTTCAACGGCCGCCGCGGGCTTGGTTCTTCACGCGCTTGCAGATATTCCGCCAGCGTCGCTTTATCCCCCAACTTCCCGACTGCCACGGCTGCGTGCAGGGCGTAGCCTTCAGGAATGTTCAGCTCCTTGCGGGTCAGTTCCTGATCGAAACCTGCCATGCCGTGGGTGTGCCAGCCACTGATGCTGGCTTGCAGCGCCAGGTGACCCCAGGCGGAGCCGGTGTCGAAGGTGTGCCACAGCGCCGGGGTTTCTTCGGCGGCGCCAGGCGCGGTGAAGGTGGTTTTCGAGATCACGATCACCAAGGCCGAGGCGTGTTGCGCCCAGCTGCGGTTGAATTCGTTCAGCAGGCCCAGGTAACGCTCCCAGTTCGGCGTATCGCGACGCGCATAGAGAAACCGCCAAGGCTGCGAGTTGTACGCCGACGGTGCCCAGCGCGCGGCTTCGAAGAAGCTCAGCAGGGTTTCTTCAGGAATGGTTTCGCCGGTGAAGGCGCGGGGCGACCAGCGATCGGTAAACTGCGGATGGATGGCGTAATCGGCAATGCGTGGATTTGCACTCATCAAGAGATTCCTTGCTACGTTTGAAAGTGAGGGTCGTCTGAAACCTGCGGGCGCAGTTGAGCTGGGCGGTGAGGTTATTCGAGAGCCTGGGCGGTCACCGCAATGCAACGCGGTCGAGCGTTAATGGCATGCAGGTAGGGCTCCTTGCGATTGGCAAAGCTACTTGGCGCCGCCCTCGCTGACAAGTCCCGTGCTACCGACAGTCGCCAATGCTTGGCCCGCAGGGCTGCGGGCACTAGACTGGCGGCCTTTTCACCACCTGATGTCGATGCTCGAACCATGGCCGCCAAAGTAGAACCGTTCTGGATACGCAAAACCCTCGATCAACTTGATCAGGAGGAATGGGAATCGCTGTGCGACGGCTGTGGCCTGTGCTGCCTGCAAAAGCTCGAAGACGAAGACGACAACAGCGTCTATTACACGCGTATCGCCTGCAAACTGCTGGACTTGAAAACCTGCCAGTGCAGCGATTACCCCAACCGTCGCGCCTCGGTGCCGGACTGCATCCAGCTCACACCGGGCAAGGCCGACGAGTTCAAATGGCTGCCACCGACCTGCGGCTATCGCCTGGTCAGCGAGGGCAAGGACCTGCCGTTGTGGCATCACCTGGTGTGCGGTGATCGTGACGCGGTGCACCACGAACGTATTTCCCAGTCCGGACGCATGCTTGCCGAAGGCAGCGTGGCTGAAGAGGATTGGGAAGACCATCTGATCTTCCGCGCGGGTTAAGGTTTTACAAAGGAGTGTATATGGCTGTGGGATGGCGGCGGGCGCTGGCCGTTGGGTTATTGACCCTGAGTGCTCCCGTGTGGGCGGCGACGAAGAAGGTTGACCTGGATTACCACGTGCGCCTGTTGCCACAAAGCGATCAGGCTGAGGTACGCCTGACCTTGGCCCAGGGCTCGGCGGTGCGCAGCCTGGATTTCGACCTCGGCGACGGCAGCCACTACAGCGATTTCAAGGCCGACGGTCAATGGCAGCTGACCGAAGGCAAGCAGGCCCGTGGTGTCTGGCGCCCGGCCCCCGACAAGTCCAGCCTGACCTACCGAGTGCGCATCAGCCATGGCCGCAAGAGCGGCAGCTTCGACACGCGCATGACCCCGGCCTGGGCGCTGATGCGCGGCGACGATCTGGTGCCGGCCGCCAAACTCGATCAGCAGGACGGCATCGAGCTGGTGTCACGCCTGGAATTCGAGTTGCCCAATGGCTGGCAAAGCGTGGAAACCGCCTGGCCGCGCATCGGCAAGAACAAGTTTCGCATCGATAACGTTTCCCGATTGTTCGACCGGCCCACGGGCTGGATGCTGGCGGGTCACCTCGGTAGCCGGCGCACCCGATTGGGCGAAACCGAAGTCACTGTCACCTCGCCGCGAGGCCAGGGCATGCGGCGCATGGACGTGCTGACGCTGCTGACGTTTGTCTGGCCGCAGGTGCAAGCCGTGTTTCCTCGTCACCCGACCAAGTTGTTGATTGTCGGCGCCAGCGATCCGATGTGGCGCGGCAGTCTGTCGGCGCATGAATCGATTTACCTGAATACCCGCCTGCCGCTGGTCAGTGAAAGCGGTACGAGCGCGTTGGTGCGCGAGTTGACCCAGGTATTCGGCCGCATCAACGACCAGCAGCGCAGCGACTGGATCAGCGAAGGGTTTGCCGAGTACTACGCCATCGAACTGGTGCGCCGGGCCGGGGGGATGAGTGACGAGCGGTATGAGGACCTGCACAGGAAGCTGGTCAAGGACAGCCAGAAAGTCACCAGTTTGCGCGGCGAGCAGATCAATGCCGCGCAGGTGGCCAAGGCAGTGCTGTTGCTGCAGGAGCTGGATCGCGAGATTCGCCTGAAGACCCGTAACAAGCGTTCGCTGGATGATGTGATGCGTGGGGCGATGCGTCTGGGGAGCATTGATACCAAGGAATTCGTGCAGCTCAGTGAGAGCGTGATCGGCGAGTCTTCTAAAGTCCTCGATACCGAGTTGCTTCAATAATACCGCCTTCGCTGTAGGAGCGAGGCTTGACCGCGAAGGGGCCATAAGCCTCACTCCATATCTGGAAGGATCAAACCCCGGTCTTAGGCGATTTCAACGAATCATTCCCCGTCACCGTCGCAGTTTTGGTCGCCGCCTCAGCGTTAGCCTTCAATTGTCTCAACTCTTCCCCCGCACGCTCGATCTTCGCCCGCACGTTGTTCATGTCCTGACGGCTTTTTTCCAGCAGGCTTTTCGCCGAGCTGTGCCCGGTGATGCCGCGGGCCAGGGCCACACCGCCGATGGCCACCTGAATCAGGCCGAACAGGCCGCCGCGACGTAAACCCTTGCCGACCATGACTACGCCGCCCGCCAGTGAGCCGATGCGCTCCCAGCCATGTACGTTCTGCTCGGAAGCGGTCTGGAACGGGGTGGATTCGATGCGCTCTACGCGTTTGAGTTCGCTCATGATCTGACTCCAGGCTTGGGTATTGGATAGATAAGCTGACTGCCGCAGCAGGCCACTTGTTCCATCGGATATGCGGCGATTCAGCGGAATTTCGGCCCTGAACGGGTGTTGAGGCCCTTGGCCATGCGGTCGTAGAGCACAACGTTGACCGTGGCGGCGAGGTTCATGCAGCCGGTGGTCGGGATGTAGACCACGTCTTCGCACCAGTCACGGATCTCTTTGTCCAGCGAGCCGTCTTCCGGGCCGAAGATGTAGAGCGCGCGGTCCGGGTGGGTGTATTCCGGCAACGGGCGGGCGCCTTCGACCAGTTCCACGGCAACGGGTACGCAATTGAGGGGCAGGATTTTCTTCAGGTCGTCGATGCCGATCAGCGGGATGTCGTAATGGACACGCTTGGTATCGGTGACGAAGTCGGCGGCGCGTTCATAGCGTTTGCCGGTGTAGAACACCGACGCCACGCCATAACAGCCTGCGGCGCGCATCACCGAACCGACGTTCTCCGGTGATTTGGGGTTATACAAACCAATGCAGCTGTACCGTTTGTCTGCCACGAGCGGGGTGCCTTTGGGAAAAAAGCGCGATTATACGGGGATTCGCTGGCAGCGGTCAGTTCACGGATTGATGGTGCCCAGGCAATTGCAATCGCGGGCAAGCCCGCTCCCACAGGGTCTGTGGTGTACACAAAATGCGTGATCACCCCCAATCACTGTGGGAGCTGGCTTGCCAGCGATGAGGCCGGGACAGTCGCGGAAAATTATTCGTCTTTCTTCATCAGGCCTGCCAACGCCGCAAACGGATTATGCGTCGCCTTGGCGATTTTCGGCGTGCTCAGCGAGCCCTCGCCGAAATATTGCTGGTCGGTATAACGCGAGTGTTCGTTATCGTGGCAGTACAGGCACAACAACTCCCAGTTCGACCCGTCCTGTGGGTTGTTGTCGTGGTTATGGTCGCGGTGGTGCACGGTCAGTTCGCTCAGGCGTTTGCCGGAGAATTCACGGGCGCAGCGGCCGCACACGTGCGGGTACATCTTCAGGGCCTTGTCACGGTAGCCCATTTCCTTATCGCGCTGGTTGTCGGCGAGGATGCGGTCCAGCTTGGAGGTGTTGGTCGGGGTGGACGAACTCATGGGTTCACCTTTGTTGAATGACTAATGACGGTATACACGCAGTTTAGCTCAGCCCTTGAGCTTCTCGGCAATCCAGATGGTGTGGCGGGTGCCCTTGTTGCCGTGGGCGAAGACCTGCACTTCCTCGGCCTTGAAACCGGCTTTCTTCAGTTTGTCGGAAAACTGTCGGTCGGCGCTGGCCGACCAGACCGCCAGCACGCCCTTGGGCCGCAGGGCCTTGGCGCAGGCGCTCAGGCCTCCGGCGGAGTAGAGCCAGCTGTTGGCCCGCTGGGTCAGGCCTTCGGGGCCGTTGTCGACGTCGAGCATGATCGCATCGAAACCTTGCGGTTCTGCCTGCAGGACCTTGGCCACGTCTTCCAGGCGGATCACCGT
Proteins encoded in this window:
- a CDS encoding phosphoethanolamine transferase; the protein is MFKIKAVRPEWVTLIASAFLLTAFNLVLWQHLFEITAADGKGIVMRVAFGAMILAAFNIILTLLAFRPVLKPVLTLLFMISAGVAYFMGQYGVLIDIGMLRNFAQTNATEVRDLLSLKLLAYIVFLGVLPSWLLWQIPVSYRRWHRELLSKALVTFASAAVIGGVALINYQGLSSLFRNHHELRLMVVPSNYIGAFSGYLREQVASARQPFVKIGEDAQRNLAWQTHGRKSLTVLVVGESARAENFGVLGYNRDTTPKLEKEAGLIAFTDVKSCGTETAVSVPCMFSNMGRKDYNASKAKNEEGLLDVLKRAGLDVIWRDNQSGCKGTCDRVTLDDVSNLKDPVLCANSECRDEILLQGLQHFIDNLDKDTVLVLHQMGSHGPEYYKRYPKEFERFTPVCQSNALNNCSRESIINGYDNTLVYTDHVLSTLIDLLRSNQDKVDTAMLYLSDHGESLGEYNLFLHGTPYMLAPEQQKHVAMLAWFSDSYQKSFSVDTHCLQMSREKPLSQDNLFHSMLGLLEVNSKVYNQDLDMFSGCRRAAIDGVLAKD
- a CDS encoding class I SAM-dependent methyltransferase, whose amino-acid sequence is MTAQSPCAIELEFARHYDQEHARVCQQPRAQGMGERLAFWRDEQMVRRALKVAGEPGLILDVACGVGRFWSVLGERANRVILAMDPSQAILEHAWTHHPQSLMQRVRTFQSSAFNIGLPVNAVDCIFCMQLFQHITCPELRLAMLGEFYRVSRDTVIVAVRVAGRCSAGRTDGQGAPAGPLVSKTQVEAEFKRAGLRVLSHQDFLPGRAPRRVYVLGKVD
- the rnd gene encoding ribonuclease D; its protein translation is MAIDIHWIRDNDSLGRFCTEWQQLPFVALDTEFMRVDTFYPIAGLLQVGDGERAYLIDPLTIDNWQPLAALLENPAVVKVVHACSEDLEVLLRLTGSLPAPLFDTQLAAAYLNLGFSMGYSRLVQEVLGIDLPKGETRSDWLQRPLSETQISYAAEDAVHLAEVFVKLRPQLSDDKYAWVLEDGAELVANLRREIDPFEVYRDAKLAWKLSRAQLAVLRELCAWREQEARARDLPRNRIIREHSLWPLARTQPDNLGALAKIEDMHPRTVRQDGEFLLELIKRSGSVSPEQWPPAVPEPLPVDAAALLKRLKAIGQSEAERLNIAPELMLRKKTLEALLKSGFPNGPYQLPDSLRGWRRELMGQALLDSLATAGEQP
- a CDS encoding YcgL domain-containing protein, producing the protein MKRICSIYRSSKRNEMYLYVLKSDALERVPEPLMAAFGKAIHAFDLVLSPERKLSREDITVVLDNLEKQGYHLQMPPAEEEYIEHLPEELLRRNDPM
- a CDS encoding D-2-hydroxyacid dehydrogenase, encoding MRVLIADHDHPVYARLLQEAAPDVEVLTSGDSAELARLASDCPVWLGQPDLLATLLRQGHQPQWLQSTWAGITPLLADGLPRHYRLTRAVGIFGQVMAEYVLTYMLGHEREVLARLVSQVERKWDSRHGQSLAGRKVLIVGTGDIGQTVAQFLVPFGVQLYGIASEAREQAPFIEVGSLADLPRLVGEVDYVVNLLPNTPNTHDIYDAALFKQFKPSGLFINVGRGVAVVDADLVEALKEGHLVGAVIDVCRQEPLPQRHPFWTAFGLLLTGHSSAPTSPSLMVNLFVENLRAYQAGEALRGEVDFSRGY
- a CDS encoding nitroreductase family protein, with the translated sequence MSANPRIADYAIHPQFTDRWSPRAFTGETIPEETLLSFFEAARWAPSAYNSQPWRFLYARRDTPNWERYLGLLNEFNRSWAQHASALVIVISKTTFTAPGAAEETPALWHTFDTGSAWGHLALQASISGWHTHGMAGFDQELTRKELNIPEGYALHAAVAVGKLGDKATLAEYLQAREEPSPRRPLNELAAEGDFTL
- a CDS encoding YcgN family cysteine cluster protein — protein: MAAKVEPFWIRKTLDQLDQEEWESLCDGCGLCCLQKLEDEDDNSVYYTRIACKLLDLKTCQCSDYPNRRASVPDCIQLTPGKADEFKWLPPTCGYRLVSEGKDLPLWHHLVCGDRDAVHHERISQSGRMLAEGSVAEEDWEDHLIFRAG
- a CDS encoding YgaP family membrane protein; this encodes MSELKRVERIESTPFQTASEQNVHGWERIGSLAGGVVMVGKGLRRGGLFGLIQVAIGGVALARGITGHSSAKSLLEKSRQDMNNVRAKIERAGEELRQLKANAEAATKTATVTGNDSLKSPKTGV
- a CDS encoding RNA methyltransferase, coding for MADKRYSCIGLYNPKSPENVGSVMRAAGCYGVASVFYTGKRYERAADFVTDTKRVHYDIPLIGIDDLKKILPLNCVPVAVELVEGARPLPEYTHPDRALYIFGPEDGSLDKEIRDWCEDVVYIPTTGCMNLAATVNVVLYDRMAKGLNTRSGPKFR
- a CDS encoding YajD family HNH nuclease, with translation MSSSTPTNTSKLDRILADNQRDKEMGYRDKALKMYPHVCGRCAREFSGKRLSELTVHHRDHNHDNNPQDGSNWELLCLYCHDNEHSRYTDQQYFGEGSLSTPKIAKATHNPFAALAGLMKKDE